A region from the uncultured Macellibacteroides sp. genome encodes:
- a CDS encoding AbiH family protein: MNRIIIVGNGFDKAHNLRTGYKEFIDDYWRDFTNKTTDKAVKQYVIDKIISYSDGCVSLEIIKPDQKIVGMPPFTREKPKSYKELIDYIEECNKILGTKKIVLSFENKFFEHISKQCSLTNWLDIENEYYDELKKLLLDVDPNRRHEKIKELNKEWNAVKNLLERHLINVSKNKELEKHRSIQDAFSSSVEFDDIATCKQREFVNSIFSEIERFGNFIEFEADKYNDPQYNVCNNVEEERMHFFQKNKDNECFKKSHCIPLTLLLNFNYTKTAEILYTNEEMNYEIINIHGELNSGDNPIIFGYGDELDDNYQKIEKTQDNDFLENIKSIKYHQTRNYRNLLKFIDSGIYQVFVMGHSCGNSDRTLLNTLFEHDNCVSIKVYYRQPEDGPDDYSNLIKNISRNFNDKPKMRDIVVNRENCSPLVPNIEATLSGNISC, translated from the coding sequence ATGAATAGAATTATTATTGTTGGAAATGGGTTTGATAAGGCACACAATCTAAGGACTGGGTATAAAGAATTTATTGATGATTATTGGAGAGACTTTACTAATAAAACGACAGATAAAGCTGTCAAACAATATGTTATAGATAAAATTATATCTTATAGTGATGGTTGTGTAAGTTTGGAGATAATTAAGCCCGATCAAAAGATAGTTGGTATGCCTCCTTTCACACGTGAAAAACCAAAATCTTATAAAGAGTTAATTGATTATATTGAAGAGTGCAACAAAATATTGGGTACAAAAAAAATTGTATTAAGTTTTGAAAATAAGTTTTTTGAACATATATCAAAACAATGCTCATTAACAAATTGGCTAGATATAGAAAATGAATATTATGATGAATTAAAAAAACTTCTTTTGGATGTTGATCCAAATAGGAGACACGAAAAGATTAAGGAGTTGAATAAAGAATGGAACGCTGTTAAAAACCTTTTAGAGAGACACTTGATCAATGTTTCTAAAAACAAAGAATTAGAAAAACACAGATCCATACAAGATGCTTTTTCAAGCTCTGTAGAGTTTGATGATATAGCGACTTGCAAGCAGCGTGAGTTTGTTAATTCCATATTTTCTGAAATTGAACGTTTTGGAAATTTTATTGAGTTTGAAGCAGACAAATACAATGACCCACAATACAATGTATGCAATAATGTAGAAGAAGAGCGAATGCACTTTTTTCAAAAAAACAAAGATAATGAATGCTTTAAAAAGAGTCATTGCATTCCTCTCACATTACTTCTAAACTTCAATTATACAAAAACGGCTGAAATACTATATACAAATGAAGAAATGAATTATGAGATAATCAATATTCATGGAGAACTTAACAGTGGCGACAACCCAATCATTTTCGGATATGGTGATGAATTGGATGACAATTATCAGAAAATTGAAAAAACACAAGATAATGATTTTTTAGAGAATATTAAATCTATAAAATACCATCAAACAAGGAATTATAGAAACTTATTGAAGTTTATAGATTCAGGAATATATCAAGTGTTTGTTATGGGTCATTCTTGTGGAAATTCAGATAGAACTTTGTTAAACACTCTATTTGAACACGACAATTGTGTCTCTATCAAAGTATACTACAGACAACCTGAAGATGGTCCAGATGACTATAGCAATTTAATAAAAAACATTTCGCGTAACTTTAATGACAAACCCAAAATGCGTGATATAGTTGTAAATCGAGAAAATTGTTCACCATTGGTTCCCAACATAGAAGCAACATTATCTGGAAATATAAGCTGTTAA
- a CDS encoding CHC2 zinc finger domain-containing protein yields the protein MENSKEEITALKDAVRIEQVIGTYVQLENKTGGNYLGLCPFHDDTSPSMHVHTEKQIFKCFACNEGGDVIAFISKIKSCSFAGAVNLLRQQWCNGSVPPAQHTLRREKAKEQKPPASPAQLAAMEANNVKFMRSLYGFHPHLASVGDIRLVEDTGLEDLTWMEGGKYHPDCRGIAQTYVDYEVGMAGSSVPREFKAMAGRIVFPIRDENNRLVAFAGRTTKTITEENKKYIRKYMNSESSDLYNKSRTLYGLHLAAEAIRTETFAFLTEGYKDTLAMVAAGFKNTVAQCGAAFTDDQAQLLKRYTKRVAVLMDADDRGREIAASAITVLHRHGIQTSDLLLPPGEDPDSLFRRLGKHSFRTIVAESQLTGHLQSIKASAGVDLAFVCGEGKEKGVRQIAGSSSMIVMQSDRPRLIAREQELQNQMRHLGSKRFLFGQGPERMQINTELMKLRSQLSEVSKQLNRPVVWYK from the coding sequence ATGGAAAACAGCAAAGAAGAGATAACAGCGCTGAAGGATGCCGTGCGCATCGAGCAGGTGATCGGCACCTATGTGCAGCTGGAGAACAAAACGGGCGGTAATTACCTGGGACTTTGTCCCTTTCACGACGACACCTCCCCCTCCATGCACGTACATACCGAAAAGCAGATCTTTAAGTGTTTTGCCTGTAACGAAGGGGGCGATGTGATTGCATTTATCAGCAAAATCAAATCGTGTTCGTTTGCCGGGGCCGTTAATCTGTTGCGCCAGCAATGGTGCAACGGATCGGTTCCTCCGGCACAACATACCCTCCGCAGAGAGAAGGCAAAGGAACAAAAACCTCCCGCTTCGCCGGCACAGCTGGCAGCCATGGAGGCCAACAATGTAAAGTTTATGCGTTCGTTGTACGGCTTCCATCCGCACCTGGCTTCGGTGGGGGATATAAGATTGGTGGAAGATACCGGGTTGGAGGACCTTACCTGGATGGAGGGCGGCAAGTACCACCCCGACTGCCGGGGCATTGCGCAAACGTATGTGGATTACGAAGTAGGCATGGCGGGCAGTTCGGTGCCGAGGGAGTTCAAAGCCATGGCGGGACGCATTGTATTCCCCATCCGCGACGAAAACAACCGGTTGGTTGCCTTTGCCGGGCGAACCACCAAGACCATCACGGAGGAGAACAAGAAGTACATCCGCAAGTACATGAACAGCGAGAGCAGCGACCTGTACAACAAAAGCCGCACCCTGTACGGGTTGCATCTGGCGGCGGAGGCCATTCGGACCGAGACCTTCGCCTTCCTGACCGAAGGCTACAAGGATACATTAGCCATGGTGGCGGCAGGTTTTAAAAACACCGTTGCCCAGTGCGGCGCCGCCTTTACCGACGACCAGGCACAACTGCTGAAGCGCTACACCAAGCGCGTAGCCGTACTAATGGATGCCGACGACCGCGGCCGCGAAATAGCAGCCTCCGCCATCACCGTCCTGCACCGCCACGGCATACAAACCAGCGACCTGCTCCTCCCCCCCGGCGAAGACCCCGACTCCCTCTTCCGCCGCCTGGGAAAACACTCCTTCCGCACCATCGTCGCCGAATCCCAACTAACCGGCCATCTGCAATCGATAAAAGCAAGTGCCGGAGTAGATTTGGCATTTGTTTGTGGGGAGGGAAAAGAGAAAGGAGTGAGACAAATAGCCGGAAGCAGCAGTATGATTGTGATGCAAAGCGATCGCCCCCGGCTGATCGCCCGCGAACAGGAACTTCAAAACCAAATGCGCCACCTGGGAAGCAAACGATTCCTTTTCGGACAAGGCCCCGAGCGAATGCAAATCAACACCGAACTGATGAAGCTCCGCTCCCAACTCTCCGAAGTAAGCAAACAACTAAACAGACCCGTAGTCTGGTACAAGTAA